Proteins encoded by one window of Arachis ipaensis cultivar K30076 chromosome B04, Araip1.1, whole genome shotgun sequence:
- the LOC107636433 gene encoding uncharacterized protein LOC107636433 → MGLPNGIQNANWQEPLSVGVWQSLPFTSGDRAQGILGIKECNPSLGGVGIERKLQLVELECLRLEPYENSRLYKEKMKAVHDRSIRGKKFKAGDLVLLYNSRLRLLPDKLRSKWEGPYQVNGHRVKLYHGEQMKSNKEIEIFLLEDAPLGKEQ, encoded by the exons atgggcctaccgaacgGCATACAAAATGCCAATTGGCAAGAGCCCCTTTCGGTTGGTGTATGGCAAAGCTTGCCATTTACCAGTGGAGATAGAGCACAAGGCATATTGGGCATCAAAGAGTGTAATCCAAGTTTGGGTGGAGTCGGAATTGAGAGAAAGCTACAACTAGTGGAGTTAGAATGTTTGAGGCTTGAACcttatgagaactctagactttacaaggagaaaatgaaagccgTGCATGATAGGAGCATAAGAGGCAAAAAATTTAAAGCCGGTGATCTAGTCCTTCTTTACAATTCTAGATTGAGATTGTTGCCCGATAAACTAAGGTCAAAATGGGAAGGCCCATATCAA GTCAATGGGCACCGTGTCAAGTTGTATCACGGTGAGCAAATGAAGAGTAACAAAGAGATTGAGATATTCCTTTTGGAAGACgcacctcttggcaaagagcaatga